In Hyalangium minutum, the following proteins share a genomic window:
- a CDS encoding LysR family transcriptional regulator, whose protein sequence is MAREPDRHALDGLGILRAVVQAGSFVGAGEALGLTQPAVSRAVARLEARIGVRVFRRTARSISLTDEGRRFYESVEPHLRAIEEATLVARDSSAKVSGHLRVNVGPSIGQFVLTPRLQPFLAQHPGLSIELAVRDRMGDLVREGFDVAVRFGYPEPSALKARLLMRTRVITCASPEYLARHGEPRRPSDIAKHQCVLMRDPSTGSHFAWEFVRGEKVIPVNAPGQLMVNDIGPMLAACLAGQGIAQVLELYTREFLADGRLVQVLPEWADETYPLYVYHHSAQLMSAKVRAFLDFVVALTRE, encoded by the coding sequence ATGGCTCGCGAACCCGACAGACATGCGCTGGATGGCCTCGGCATCCTCCGCGCCGTGGTGCAGGCGGGGAGCTTCGTGGGCGCGGGGGAGGCGCTCGGCCTCACGCAACCCGCCGTCAGCCGTGCGGTCGCGCGACTTGAGGCCCGGATCGGTGTGCGGGTGTTCCGTCGGACTGCCCGCTCCATCTCGCTGACGGACGAAGGCCGCCGATTCTATGAGTCGGTCGAGCCGCACCTCCGCGCCATCGAGGAGGCGACCCTGGTAGCGAGGGATTCCTCGGCCAAGGTCAGCGGCCATCTGCGTGTGAACGTCGGTCCGAGCATCGGGCAGTTCGTGCTGACGCCTCGCCTCCAGCCGTTCCTCGCGCAGCACCCTGGCCTCTCCATCGAGCTCGCCGTGCGCGATCGCATGGGAGATCTGGTCCGCGAAGGCTTCGACGTCGCCGTCCGGTTTGGTTACCCGGAGCCCTCAGCGTTGAAGGCACGCCTGCTCATGCGCACGCGTGTCATCACCTGCGCATCGCCCGAGTACCTCGCGCGTCACGGAGAGCCACGCCGGCCGAGCGACATCGCGAAGCACCAGTGTGTGCTGATGCGAGACCCTTCCACGGGAAGCCACTTCGCATGGGAGTTCGTGCGCGGCGAGAAGGTCATCCCCGTGAACGCGCCTGGACAGCTGATGGTGAACGACATCGGTCCGATGCTCGCCGCGTGTCTCGCGGGGCAGGGAATCGCCCAGGTGCTCGAGCTCTACACGCGCGAGTTCCTGGCCGACGGACGGCTCGTGCAAGTGCTCCCGGAGTGGGCGGACGAGACGTATCCGCTCTACGTCTACCATCACTCCGCGCAGCTCATGTCGGCCAAGGTTCGCGCCTTCTTGGACTTCGTCGTCGCACTGACGCGCGAGTAG
- a CDS encoding crotonase/enoyl-CoA hydratase family protein, whose product MAETYQSLRIEKSDGIAEVVLIGPGKGNAMGPDFWREMPEAIRELEADESVRVLLVRGEGKNFSYGLELAAMTETLGPLIGGDNNLASERTKLLQLIQRMQGATEGLARCRKPVLAAVQGWCIGGGIDLIAACDFRYCSREAKFSLREAKVGIIADLGALQRLPRIIGEGHTRELAYTAGDFDAERALRMGLVNEVFESPEALLAGARATARKIADNPPLVVQGAKQVMEYCADKSVEDGLRYVAVWNAAFLQSNDLTEAFAAFMERRPPRFQGR is encoded by the coding sequence ATGGCCGAGACGTACCAGTCACTGCGCATCGAGAAGTCGGACGGCATCGCAGAGGTTGTCCTCATTGGTCCCGGTAAGGGCAACGCGATGGGGCCGGACTTCTGGCGTGAGATGCCAGAAGCGATCCGTGAGCTCGAGGCCGACGAGTCCGTGCGTGTGCTCCTGGTGCGCGGCGAGGGGAAGAACTTCTCCTACGGCCTAGAACTCGCGGCGATGACAGAGACGCTCGGGCCGCTGATCGGCGGGGACAACAACCTCGCCTCCGAGCGCACGAAGCTGCTCCAGCTCATTCAGCGCATGCAGGGCGCAACCGAGGGGCTCGCCCGCTGCCGCAAGCCCGTGCTCGCGGCGGTTCAGGGCTGGTGCATCGGCGGCGGCATCGATCTGATCGCCGCGTGCGACTTCCGGTACTGCTCGCGCGAGGCGAAGTTCAGCCTGCGCGAGGCGAAGGTGGGCATCATCGCGGACCTGGGGGCGCTCCAGCGGCTGCCCCGTATCATCGGCGAGGGCCACACGCGCGAGCTGGCCTACACCGCCGGGGACTTCGACGCCGAGCGGGCTCTGCGCATGGGGCTCGTCAACGAGGTGTTCGAGTCGCCTGAGGCACTCCTGGCCGGGGCGCGGGCCACCGCGCGGAAGATCGCGGACAACCCGCCGCTGGTGGTTCAGGGCGCCAAGCAGGTGATGGAGTACTGCGCAGACAAGTCCGTGGAGGACGGGCTGCGCTACGTGGCCGTGTGGAACGCGGCCTTCTTGCAGTCGAACGATTTGACCGAGGCGTTCGCGGCCTTCATGGAGCGGCGGCCTCCGCGCTTTCAAGGGAGATGA
- a CDS encoding SDR family oxidoreductase — protein MADGIFKDGLLAGKVAFVTGGSSGINLGIAERFVKAGAKVVINGRNVEKLEGAVKGLQAHGTAMGLPADVRDYASVEKAFQTAHEAYGEIDILVCGAAGNFPAPALAMSSNGFKAVMDIDVLGTFNACRAGFEHLRKPGATVINISAPQAYLPTAMQAHVCAAKAGVDMLTRVLAIEWGSAGVRINSISPGPIDDTEGMRRLAPTPESREKVIGTLPLQRMGSKSDISNLALFLASDAASYITGSIMVCDGGWSLMGSGVLMQALGG, from the coding sequence ATGGCTGATGGAATCTTCAAGGACGGACTGCTCGCGGGGAAGGTGGCCTTCGTCACCGGCGGGAGCAGTGGCATCAACCTCGGGATCGCCGAGCGCTTCGTGAAGGCGGGCGCCAAGGTGGTCATCAACGGCCGGAACGTGGAGAAGCTCGAGGGCGCGGTGAAGGGGCTCCAGGCCCACGGCACCGCCATGGGCCTCCCCGCGGACGTGCGCGACTACGCCAGCGTCGAGAAGGCCTTCCAGACGGCCCACGAGGCGTATGGGGAGATCGACATCCTGGTGTGCGGAGCCGCGGGCAACTTCCCGGCGCCCGCGCTGGCCATGTCCTCCAACGGCTTCAAGGCGGTGATGGACATTGACGTGTTGGGCACGTTCAACGCGTGCCGGGCCGGCTTCGAGCACCTGCGCAAGCCGGGCGCCACCGTCATCAACATCTCCGCGCCTCAGGCCTACCTGCCCACGGCGATGCAGGCGCATGTCTGTGCGGCGAAGGCCGGCGTGGACATGCTCACGCGCGTGCTGGCCATCGAGTGGGGCTCGGCGGGTGTCCGCATCAACTCCATCTCTCCGGGCCCCATCGACGACACCGAGGGCATGCGTCGGCTCGCGCCCACTCCAGAGTCGCGCGAGAAGGTCATCGGAACCCTGCCGCTGCAGCGCATGGGCTCCAAGTCGGACATCTCCAACCTGGCGCTCTTCCTGGCGTCGGACGCGGCCTCCTACATCACCGGCTCGATCATGGTGTGTGACGGCGGCTGGTCGCTCATGGGCTCCGGCGTGCTCATGCAGGCGCTCGGGGGCTGA
- a CDS encoding SDR family oxidoreductase, with amino-acid sequence MTSMTIVRGSPMAHFVCRYEKGDLRHMRIFVTGATGFVGSAVVQELLGAGHKVLGLARSEEGTASLAAAGVEVHRGSVEDLESLRSGARASDAVIHTAFNHDFSKFKDNCELDRRAIEALGAALAGSDRRLIVTSAMGILPKGILSTEETAPVSGAQAHPRAATEEAAALVASRGVNVSVVRLPPSVHGDGDHAFVPHLIALARQKGVSAYLGEGTNRWPAVHRLDTAQLYRLVLEKGAAGGRYHAVAEEGIPLREIASAIGRRLNVPVGSKSQAEAALHFTWFERFVALDVPASSTRTREQLGWSPRQRGLLSDLEQGRYFDT; translated from the coding sequence ATGACGAGCATGACGATTGTGAGGGGCTCCCCGATGGCTCATTTTGTTTGCCGGTACGAAAAGGGAGACCTTCGCCATATGCGTATCTTCGTCACAGGAGCGACAGGCTTTGTTGGCTCCGCTGTTGTTCAGGAACTCCTCGGTGCGGGCCACAAGGTGCTCGGCCTGGCTCGCTCGGAGGAGGGCACCGCGTCGCTCGCTGCGGCTGGAGTCGAGGTGCATCGCGGCTCAGTCGAGGATCTCGAAAGCCTCCGCAGCGGAGCGAGAGCCTCGGATGCCGTCATCCACACGGCCTTCAACCATGACTTCTCGAAGTTCAAGGACAACTGTGAGCTCGACCGGCGCGCCATCGAAGCGCTCGGCGCTGCGCTCGCTGGCTCTGACCGTCGCCTGATCGTCACCTCAGCCATGGGGATTCTGCCAAAGGGGATCCTTTCCACCGAAGAGACGGCGCCTGTGTCAGGGGCCCAAGCGCACCCTCGCGCGGCGACGGAGGAGGCCGCAGCCTTGGTGGCGTCGCGGGGAGTGAACGTCTCGGTCGTGCGTCTTCCTCCCTCGGTCCACGGCGACGGTGATCACGCCTTCGTTCCCCACCTGATCGCCCTCGCGCGACAGAAGGGCGTCTCCGCGTATCTGGGAGAGGGGACGAACCGCTGGCCCGCGGTGCACCGGCTCGATACTGCACAGCTCTACAGGCTCGTGCTCGAGAAGGGGGCCGCAGGAGGCCGGTATCACGCAGTCGCCGAGGAAGGTATTCCGCTCCGGGAGATCGCATCCGCCATCGGCCGCCGCCTGAACGTGCCGGTCGGCAGCAAGTCCCAAGCGGAGGCGGCGCTCCACTTCACCTGGTTCGAGAGATTCGTGGCGCTCGACGTCCCGGCCTCGAGCACGCGAACGCGGGAACAACTGGGCTGGAGCCCACGACAGCGGGGGCTCCTCTCCGACCTTGAGCAAGGCCGTTACTTCGACACCTGA
- a CDS encoding serpin family protein, with product MTPAVAAETLASAASGNTDFGAALYPLIARPNENLFFSPFSITQAFAMVYAGARGNTAQQMSQALHFPLSQEQLHPAMNALDLALNSRAAQTRGPQVVPPEFRVVNATWGQRGFAFEPAFLDVLAQHYGTGMHVVDFSTEAESLRTQINDWVAGQTHDRIKDLLPEGSVKSDTKLALTNALYFKGAWAERFDPQATVPANFHLLGGGTQQVQLMQRTFWLPYKRGEDFQAFALPYSGGAFRMLFIVPDSGQFPAVEARLSAEFLDSIRGTMENRVYALGLPRFRVETEFSLVPPLQQRGMTDAFSDTADLSGISQETRLKLSTAQHKAFVAVDENGTEAAAATGVTAVPVSIPEPLIVDRPFLFLIEDVETRTVLFLGRIVKP from the coding sequence GTGACTCCCGCGGTCGCCGCCGAGACCTTGGCGTCGGCCGCCTCGGGGAACACCGATTTCGGCGCGGCGCTGTATCCCCTTATCGCGCGCCCGAACGAGAACCTCTTCTTCTCTCCGTTCAGCATCACCCAGGCCTTCGCCATGGTGTACGCGGGGGCCCGCGGCAACACCGCCCAGCAGATGTCGCAGGCGCTGCACTTCCCCCTCTCCCAAGAGCAGCTCCACCCCGCCATGAACGCGCTGGACCTGGCGCTCAACAGCCGGGCCGCGCAGACACGGGGACCCCAGGTGGTACCGCCGGAGTTCCGCGTAGTGAACGCCACCTGGGGACAGCGCGGCTTCGCGTTCGAGCCTGCATTCCTCGACGTGCTCGCCCAGCACTACGGCACAGGCATGCACGTGGTGGACTTCAGCACCGAGGCCGAAAGCCTCCGCACCCAAATCAATGACTGGGTCGCAGGCCAAACCCACGACCGCATCAAGGACTTGCTCCCCGAGGGCTCGGTGAAGAGCGACACGAAGCTGGCACTCACCAACGCGCTCTATTTCAAAGGAGCGTGGGCAGAGCGTTTCGATCCGCAAGCCACCGTGCCCGCGAACTTCCACCTGCTGGGAGGTGGCACGCAGCAGGTCCAGCTGATGCAGCGCACGTTCTGGCTCCCCTACAAGCGGGGGGAGGACTTCCAGGCCTTCGCGCTCCCCTACTCGGGAGGTGCCTTCCGGATGCTGTTCATCGTCCCCGACAGTGGCCAGTTCCCGGCGGTCGAAGCGCGGCTCTCGGCGGAGTTCCTGGACAGCATCCGCGGGACGATGGAGAACCGAGTGTACGCGCTGGGCCTGCCCCGGTTCCGCGTGGAGACAGAGTTCTCCCTCGTCCCACCGCTCCAGCAGCGGGGCATGACAGACGCCTTCTCCGATACCGCCGATCTCTCGGGCATCTCGCAGGAGACGCGCCTGAAGCTCTCGACCGCACAACACAAGGCCTTCGTGGCCGTGGATGAAAACGGCACGGAAGCGGCGGCGGCCACAGGAGTGACCGCCGTGCCCGTCTCCATCCCCGAGCCGCTCATCGTCGACCGGCCCTTCCTCTTCCTCATCGAGGATGTGGAGACTCGGACCGTGCTCTTCCTCGGGCGTATCGTGAAGCCCTGA
- the dnaE gene encoding DNA polymerase III subunit alpha, producing MSFTHLHLHTLYSLLDGAIRMKDLIKTVKEKGMSSVAVTDHGNMFATIDFYKKAKDAGIKPIVGMEAYVAGTKGREDRTEKVAHHLILVAQNAEGYANLRYLASKAYMDGFYYHPRIDKKLLAEHSKGLFALTACLGGEVTSACFRGDMDHARKAALEYKNIFEPGHFFLEVQSNGMPEQDKANENLKQLGRDLDIPLCATADAHYIKREDARAHELLMCIASGKTLADGKRMKHSTDKLYVTSPQEMLEFFKDTPEAVHNTQVIAEQCNLELKLGKPMLPTFKVPESHTPDSFMAELAFEGLHERFKELHKAGAKFDVDAYRARLNLEIGVIQKMGFSGYFLIVQDFINWAKKHTIPVGPGRGSGAGSLVAYALRITDLDPIPYNLLFERFLNPERVSMPDFDIDFCQDRRDEVIKYVSGKYGENNVGQIITFGSLKAKSVLRDVCRVFALPFSEGDRIAKLVPEVLNITLKEAIETEPRLKEMIEKPSNIGEVEGKPVTTKDVLEIALALEGLHRQPGMHAAGVVIADKPLWEFVPVYQPPGEKTLITQFAKDEVEAAGLVKFDFLGLKTLTVIQNALDLINRNHPKEKPLEREDIPLHDDKMWELMAQGDTAGVFQMESSGFTEMVMKLKPSCFEDVIAAGALYRPGPLDSGMVDVFINRKHGREPVTYPHPALEPVLKDTYGVIVYQEQVMQISQVLGGYTLGRADLLRRAMGKKKAEVMQAERAGFLEGCKKNNVDLKVAGEIFDLMEKFAEYGFNKSHSAAYGLITIHTAWLKAHYKVEFMAALLTSEKDNTDKVVRHIGEARESGTQVLPPDVNQSDMAFGAVDGKIRFGLGAIKGVGEGAIEAIVEARKEGPFKGLFDFCERVDGRRVNRKVLEALVKAGAFDFEKRPRRQLFETIERALNRGSASQKDKAAGQSSLFGMLAGPSSGGGAAMKDDFAAVEEWVEKERLSYEKEAIGFYVSGHPLYAYEKELKRYARPVTAVQRARRDDKISVGGIIAAMRERPTKTGKRMAWVTLEDLSGSIELVCFPGKDGTRSVMGKDGKWSKQGPKPGYEHWEPLLKGDDPILVTGTVQISQRDEDAPTAELIVEDIQSLKAVREKRTKRLELRVPADLLTEEKLAKLLEIAKKNAGATPVAVSVLFPGEAEALIGGTQLKVQVNDELLLAVDKLFGMKVVELG from the coding sequence ATGTCCTTTACCCATCTCCACCTGCATACCCTGTACTCCCTCCTGGATGGGGCCATCCGGATGAAGGACCTCATCAAGACGGTCAAGGAGAAGGGCATGTCGAGCGTGGCCGTGACGGACCACGGCAACATGTTCGCCACCATCGACTTCTACAAGAAGGCGAAGGATGCCGGCATCAAGCCCATCGTCGGGATGGAGGCCTACGTGGCCGGCACCAAGGGCCGCGAGGACCGCACGGAGAAGGTGGCCCACCACCTCATCCTCGTGGCCCAGAACGCCGAGGGCTACGCGAACCTGCGCTACCTGGCCTCCAAGGCGTACATGGACGGCTTCTACTACCACCCGCGCATCGACAAGAAGCTGCTGGCAGAGCACAGCAAGGGCCTCTTCGCGCTCACCGCGTGCCTGGGTGGAGAGGTGACGAGCGCCTGCTTCCGCGGGGACATGGACCACGCCCGCAAGGCGGCGCTCGAGTACAAGAACATCTTCGAGCCGGGCCACTTCTTCCTCGAGGTGCAGTCCAACGGGATGCCCGAGCAGGACAAGGCCAACGAGAACCTCAAGCAGCTCGGCAGGGACTTGGACATCCCGCTGTGCGCCACGGCGGACGCCCACTACATCAAGCGCGAGGACGCGCGGGCGCACGAGCTGCTCATGTGCATCGCCAGCGGCAAGACGCTGGCGGACGGCAAGCGCATGAAGCACTCCACGGACAAGCTCTACGTCACGAGCCCCCAGGAGATGCTCGAGTTCTTCAAGGACACCCCCGAGGCCGTTCACAACACGCAAGTCATCGCCGAGCAGTGCAACCTGGAGCTGAAGCTGGGCAAGCCCATGCTGCCCACCTTCAAGGTGCCCGAGAGCCACACTCCGGACAGCTTCATGGCGGAGCTGGCCTTCGAGGGCCTCCACGAGCGCTTCAAGGAGCTGCACAAGGCCGGGGCCAAGTTCGATGTGGACGCCTACCGCGCGCGCCTCAATCTGGAGATTGGCGTCATCCAGAAGATGGGGTTCAGCGGCTACTTCCTCATCGTCCAGGACTTCATCAACTGGGCCAAGAAGCACACCATCCCGGTGGGGCCGGGCCGTGGCTCGGGCGCAGGCTCGCTGGTGGCCTACGCGCTGCGCATTACCGACCTGGATCCCATCCCGTACAACCTGCTGTTCGAGCGCTTCCTCAACCCTGAGCGCGTGTCGATGCCGGACTTCGATATCGACTTCTGCCAGGACCGCCGGGACGAGGTCATCAAGTACGTCTCGGGCAAGTACGGCGAGAACAACGTCGGGCAGATCATCACCTTCGGCAGCTTGAAGGCCAAGAGCGTGCTGCGCGACGTGTGCCGTGTGTTCGCCCTGCCGTTCAGCGAGGGTGACCGCATCGCCAAGCTGGTGCCCGAGGTCCTCAACATCACCCTGAAGGAGGCCATCGAGACCGAGCCTCGCCTCAAGGAGATGATCGAGAAGCCCTCGAACATCGGCGAGGTGGAAGGCAAGCCAGTCACCACCAAGGACGTGCTGGAGATCGCGCTCGCGCTGGAGGGCCTGCACCGCCAGCCGGGCATGCACGCCGCCGGCGTGGTGATCGCCGACAAGCCGCTGTGGGAGTTCGTCCCCGTCTACCAGCCGCCCGGTGAGAAGACGCTCATCACCCAGTTCGCCAAGGACGAGGTGGAGGCGGCGGGCCTGGTGAAGTTCGACTTCCTCGGGCTGAAGACGCTCACGGTGATCCAGAACGCGCTGGACCTCATCAACCGCAACCACCCCAAGGAGAAGCCCCTCGAGCGGGAGGACATCCCGCTGCACGACGACAAGATGTGGGAGCTGATGGCCCAGGGCGACACGGCCGGCGTCTTCCAGATGGAGTCCAGCGGCTTCACCGAAATGGTGATGAAGCTCAAGCCGTCCTGCTTCGAAGACGTGATCGCCGCGGGCGCGCTCTACCGTCCGGGTCCGCTGGACTCGGGCATGGTGGACGTCTTCATCAACCGCAAGCACGGCCGCGAGCCGGTGACGTACCCTCACCCGGCGCTGGAGCCGGTGCTCAAGGACACCTACGGCGTCATCGTGTACCAGGAGCAGGTGATGCAGATCTCGCAGGTCCTGGGTGGCTACACCCTGGGCCGCGCGGACCTGCTCCGCCGCGCGATGGGCAAGAAGAAGGCCGAGGTGATGCAGGCCGAGCGCGCCGGCTTCCTGGAGGGCTGCAAGAAGAACAACGTCGACCTGAAGGTGGCCGGCGAGATCTTCGACCTCATGGAGAAGTTCGCCGAGTACGGCTTCAACAAGAGCCACTCGGCGGCGTACGGCCTCATCACCATCCACACGGCGTGGCTCAAGGCCCACTACAAAGTGGAGTTCATGGCCGCCCTTCTCACCAGCGAGAAGGACAACACCGACAAGGTGGTGCGGCACATCGGCGAGGCCCGCGAGTCGGGCACCCAGGTGCTCCCGCCGGACGTGAACCAGTCGGACATGGCGTTCGGCGCGGTGGACGGGAAGATCCGCTTCGGTCTGGGCGCCATCAAGGGCGTGGGCGAGGGCGCCATCGAGGCCATCGTCGAGGCGCGCAAGGAGGGCCCCTTCAAGGGCCTGTTCGACTTCTGCGAGCGCGTGGACGGCCGCCGGGTGAACCGGAAGGTGCTCGAAGCGCTGGTGAAGGCCGGCGCGTTCGACTTCGAGAAGCGTCCGCGGCGGCAGCTCTTCGAGACCATCGAGAGGGCGCTGAACCGGGGCTCGGCCAGCCAGAAGGACAAGGCGGCGGGGCAGAGCTCGCTGTTCGGGATGTTGGCGGGGCCGTCCTCGGGTGGCGGCGCGGCGATGAAGGACGACTTCGCGGCGGTGGAGGAGTGGGTGGAGAAGGAGCGGCTCTCCTACGAGAAGGAGGCCATCGGCTTCTACGTGTCCGGCCACCCCCTGTACGCGTACGAGAAGGAACTGAAGCGCTACGCGCGGCCGGTGACAGCGGTGCAGCGGGCCCGGCGGGACGACAAGATCTCCGTGGGCGGCATCATCGCGGCCATGCGCGAGCGGCCCACGAAGACGGGCAAGCGCATGGCGTGGGTGACGCTGGAGGACCTGTCCGGCTCCATCGAGCTGGTGTGCTTCCCGGGCAAGGACGGCACGCGGTCGGTGATGGGCAAGGACGGCAAGTGGAGCAAGCAGGGGCCCAAGCCGGGGTACGAGCACTGGGAGCCGCTGCTGAAGGGGGATGACCCCATCCTGGTGACGGGCACGGTGCAGATCAGTCAGCGGGACGAGGATGCACCCACGGCGGAGCTGATCGTCGAGGACATCCAGAGCCTGAAGGCGGTGCGCGAGAAGCGAACGAAGCGGCTGGAGCTGCGCGTGCCGGCGGACCTGCTCACCGAGGAGAAGCTGGCGAAGCTCTTGGAGATCGCCAAGAAGAACGCGGGAGCCACGCCAGTGGCGGTGAGCGTGCTGTTCCCGGGCGAGGCCGAGGCGCTCATCGGTGGCACCCAGCTCAAGGTGCAGGTGAACGACGAGCTGCTGCTGGCCGTGGACAAGCTGTTCGGGATGAAGGTGGTGGAGCTGGGGTAG
- a CDS encoding Ig-like domain-containing protein, protein MPQSVFSLARLLGLGALFLGLSLACGGGSSTPSPNPAAAPDASRSTVAVDRASGVRADGVDRATITVTVRDSTGKPLSGRTVIVEVPGEGASVTQPAGATNASGVTTASVTSSQAGSRQVIASVEAEGGSVELSERPTVEFVAAPATKLAFLNASLSATAGEAVSPEVEVVVQDRLGRAVAGVSREVSLLLAAGPSSAGLEGTLTAQTVNGVARFPRVVLKQAGTGYQLKATSSGLADATSPLFEVVPALPTSLTLSLPGSVTAGSTVNATVTIRDAFGNPAANYQGTVRFSSTSPGAALPSDVTFTAADNGSKTLSVTLSRAGTWEVRVDDISTPTLSSSASVTVLPAAVAQLVLSSPPGPFEVGEEFSVEVLARDAFGNDATGYLGTIHVTSTDALAELPEDYSFTPADEGRHSFNAVFRTAANPQQLTVTDTATASLTATLSREIIPAPPPFAPCEDVTCEVPAPTCAADGRTYVAFSSACIGVDGLPTCRDRETRMSCPGAEGICFGDACGTADRPSAGELAITEVMHSPSEGTTDYVELHNMVQAVRNITGLQIELIVSGTVTHFTVESPFPGGAVLLGPGGWFVLARRGEFDVNGGVPVDATLGDTFDLPADGQLILKTASGTVIQDFTWSSTFPQTPGRSMNLAPSMMGAQAQGEPQSWCDSSDHVRLMGGDYGTPGWPNESCGL, encoded by the coding sequence ATGCCGCAGTCCGTGTTCTCGCTCGCCCGCTTGCTGGGGCTGGGCGCTCTGTTCCTGGGTCTCTCGCTGGCGTGTGGGGGAGGGAGCTCGACTCCTTCTCCGAACCCCGCGGCGGCGCCGGATGCGAGCCGCTCCACGGTGGCGGTGGACCGAGCGTCGGGCGTCCGCGCGGATGGTGTCGACCGGGCTACCATCACCGTGACGGTGAGGGACAGCACGGGTAAGCCGCTGTCTGGAAGGACCGTGATCGTGGAGGTGCCGGGGGAGGGCGCCTCCGTCACGCAGCCCGCCGGGGCGACCAATGCCAGTGGCGTGACGACCGCTTCGGTGACCTCCTCTCAGGCAGGATCCCGGCAGGTGATTGCCTCGGTTGAAGCAGAGGGCGGCTCGGTGGAGCTCAGCGAGCGGCCCACCGTTGAGTTCGTGGCGGCTCCTGCCACGAAGCTGGCCTTCCTGAACGCGAGCCTGTCCGCGACAGCGGGCGAGGCCGTGTCACCCGAGGTGGAGGTGGTGGTGCAGGACAGGCTCGGGCGTGCCGTCGCGGGCGTGTCGAGAGAGGTCTCGCTCTTGCTCGCGGCGGGTCCGTCTTCGGCGGGGCTCGAGGGCACGCTCACGGCACAGACAGTCAATGGCGTCGCGCGCTTTCCTCGGGTGGTGCTGAAGCAGGCTGGAACGGGCTACCAGCTGAAGGCCACCTCGAGCGGTCTGGCCGATGCCACGAGCCCGCTCTTCGAGGTCGTGCCCGCGCTGCCCACGTCTCTCACGCTGTCTCTGCCGGGCTCGGTGACGGCGGGGAGCACGGTGAACGCCACGGTGACGATCCGGGATGCCTTTGGCAACCCGGCGGCGAATTATCAGGGCACCGTGCGCTTCAGCTCGACGTCTCCAGGGGCCGCGCTGCCCTCGGACGTTACCTTTACCGCGGCGGACAATGGCTCGAAGACCCTCTCCGTCACCTTGAGCCGGGCGGGGACCTGGGAGGTCCGGGTGGATGACATCAGTACCCCGACCCTGAGCTCCAGCGCGTCCGTGACGGTCCTGCCAGCGGCTGTGGCGCAGCTGGTCCTCTCCTCGCCGCCCGGGCCTTTCGAAGTCGGGGAGGAGTTCTCGGTGGAGGTGCTGGCGCGGGATGCCTTCGGCAATGACGCGACGGGGTATCTGGGCACGATCCACGTCACCTCGACGGATGCGCTCGCCGAGCTGCCCGAGGACTACAGCTTCACCCCAGCGGATGAGGGGCGCCACTCCTTCAATGCCGTGTTCCGGACCGCCGCGAATCCCCAGCAACTCACGGTGACGGATACGGCCACTGCCTCGCTGACGGCCACGCTGAGCCGGGAGATCATCCCCGCGCCTCCACCCTTCGCTCCCTGCGAGGATGTCACGTGCGAGGTGCCAGCACCTACCTGCGCCGCGGACGGCAGGACGTACGTCGCCTTCAGCTCGGCCTGTATCGGCGTGGACGGTCTGCCCACCTGCCGGGACCGGGAGACGCGCATGTCTTGCCCCGGGGCCGAGGGCATTTGCTTCGGGGACGCGTGCGGCACCGCGGACAGGCCCTCGGCGGGCGAGCTGGCCATCACCGAGGTGATGCACAGCCCCTCGGAGGGCACCACGGACTACGTCGAGCTGCACAACATGGTCCAGGCGGTCCGGAACATCACGGGGCTCCAGATCGAGCTCATCGTCTCGGGAACCGTCACGCACTTCACGGTGGAGTCCCCTTTCCCTGGGGGCGCCGTGCTCCTCGGCCCCGGAGGGTGGTTCGTCCTCGCACGGCGTGGCGAGTTCGACGTCAACGGGGGCGTCCCTGTCGACGCCACCTTGGGAGACACCTTCGACCTCCCAGCGGATGGGCAGCTCATCCTGAAGACGGCCTCGGGAACCGTCATCCAGGACTTCACGTGGTCGAGCACCTTCCCGCAGACCCCCGGCCGCTCCATGAACCTCGCCCCTTCGATGATGGGCGCACAGGCACAGGGAGAGCCCCAGTCCTGGTGTGACTCGAGCGACCATGTGCGGTTGATGGGGGGCGACTACGGCACGCCGGGGTGGCCCAACGAGAGCTGTGGGCTGTGA